A single Symbiobacterium thermophilum IAM 14863 DNA region contains:
- the nikC gene encoding nickel transporter permease: protein MAVIDPRTPAVGGPPSPAQGAPPVAPGVMMQGAQAHPAQVGPLEGAQPPPAAGHPGRGVLPPPGGDPVMSGRSPGILRRLLRHRAAVLGGTIVLLIVLMALLADVIAPYDPIRGRLSDMLQPPSRAHWMGTDEQGRDILSRIIHGSRISLQVGLVAVGISLTTGTIIGAVSAYFGGWLDLLIMRVIDILLAFPSILLAIAITAILGPSLTNAMVAVGIVGMPVYARLVRASVLSLKEQDFVQAARAAGGGHGRILWRHILPNALAPLIVQSTLSIGTAMLDAAGLSFLGLGAQPPAPEWGAMLSGAQVYIQLAPWVVTFPGLAIMLAVLGFNLLGDGLRDVLDPRLRR from the coding sequence ATGGCCGTCATCGATCCGCGCACGCCAGCCGTAGGCGGCCCGCCGAGCCCGGCGCAGGGCGCGCCGCCTGTGGCTCCAGGCGTCATGATGCAGGGGGCCCAGGCGCATCCGGCCCAGGTGGGGCCGCTGGAAGGGGCGCAGCCACCGCCGGCTGCGGGCCACCCGGGACGGGGCGTGTTGCCGCCTCCGGGGGGCGATCCCGTCATGAGCGGGCGGTCGCCGGGGATCCTCCGCCGGCTGCTCCGCCACCGGGCGGCGGTGCTCGGCGGCACGATCGTGCTGCTCATCGTGCTCATGGCGCTGCTGGCCGACGTCATCGCCCCCTACGACCCGATCCGGGGCAGGCTCTCCGACATGCTCCAGCCGCCGTCCCGGGCGCACTGGATGGGCACCGACGAGCAGGGGCGGGACATCCTCAGCCGCATCATCCACGGCAGCCGCATCTCGCTCCAGGTGGGGCTGGTGGCGGTGGGCATCTCGCTGACGACGGGTACGATCATCGGCGCCGTGTCCGCCTACTTCGGCGGCTGGCTCGACCTGCTGATCATGCGGGTCATCGACATCCTGCTCGCCTTCCCTTCGATCCTGCTGGCCATCGCCATCACCGCGATCCTGGGGCCGAGCCTGACCAACGCGATGGTCGCCGTGGGCATCGTGGGCATGCCGGTCTACGCCCGGCTGGTGCGGGCGTCGGTGCTTTCGCTGAAGGAGCAGGACTTCGTCCAGGCCGCCCGGGCGGCCGGCGGCGGCCACGGGCGCATCCTCTGGCGGCACATCCTCCCCAACGCCCTGGCCCCGCTCATCGTCCAGTCCACGCTCTCGATCGGCACGGCGATGCTGGACGCCGCCGGCCTCTCCTTCCTGGGGCTCGGGGCCCAGCCGCCGGCGCCGGAGTGGGGGGCGATGCTCTCGGGGGCGCAGGTCTACATCCAGCTGGCGCCGTGGGTCGTCACCTTCCCGGGGCTGGCGATCATGCTGGCGGTGCTGGGCTTCAACCTCCTCGGCGACGGGCTGCGGGACGTGCTGGACCCGCGGCTCAGGCGGTGA
- a CDS encoding ABC transporter permease: MVRYLAKRIGLAIPTALGVLVVIFVLMRAIPGDPARLMLGERASPEAVAALREQMGLNDPLYVQFFTFLGDVLRGDLGVSLQSRQPVTAELMARYPATVELAIFAMLLASVLGILAGVVSAVWRNSLLDYGVMAAALVGVSMPIFWLGLVLMMLFSVRLHWLPAGGRLDARMIWDGATQFVVLESLVRGHWTVFVTGLRHLILPGIALATIPLSIIARITRSSMLEVLNLDYIRTARAKGLPNWRVNFRHALKNALLPVVTIIGLQVGLLLGGAVLTETIFSWPGIGRYIVMAISARDYPVVQGGILLITLAMILVNLLVDVIYTLIDPRIRYQ, from the coding sequence ATCGTCCGCTATCTGGCCAAGCGGATCGGCCTGGCCATCCCCACCGCCCTGGGGGTGCTGGTGGTCATCTTCGTGCTCATGCGCGCCATCCCCGGCGACCCCGCCCGGCTGATGCTGGGCGAGCGGGCCTCGCCGGAGGCGGTCGCCGCCCTGCGTGAGCAGATGGGGCTCAACGATCCGCTCTACGTGCAGTTCTTCACCTTCCTGGGCGACGTGCTGCGGGGCGACCTGGGCGTGTCGCTGCAGAGCCGCCAGCCGGTGACGGCGGAGCTCATGGCCCGCTACCCCGCCACGGTGGAGCTGGCCATTTTCGCCATGCTGCTGGCCTCGGTCCTGGGCATCCTGGCCGGCGTGGTCTCCGCCGTGTGGCGCAATTCGCTGCTGGATTACGGCGTGATGGCCGCGGCCCTGGTGGGGGTCTCCATGCCGATCTTCTGGCTGGGCCTGGTCCTCATGATGTTGTTCTCCGTGCGGCTGCACTGGCTGCCCGCCGGGGGACGGCTCGACGCCCGGATGATCTGGGACGGCGCCACCCAGTTCGTGGTCCTGGAGAGCCTCGTGCGGGGGCACTGGACGGTCTTCGTCACCGGTCTGCGCCACCTGATCCTGCCGGGGATCGCCCTGGCCACCATCCCGCTGTCCATCATCGCCCGGATCACCCGCTCCTCCATGCTGGAGGTGCTGAACCTGGACTACATCCGCACCGCCAGGGCAAAGGGGTTGCCCAACTGGCGGGTGAACTTCCGGCACGCGCTGAAGAATGCCCTGCTGCCGGTGGTCACCATCATCGGCCTGCAGGTGGGGCTGCTCCTGGGCGGCGCCGTGCTGACGGAGACCATCTTCTCCTGGCCCGGCATCGGCCGCTACATCGTGATGGCCATCAGCGCCCGGGACTACCCGGTGGTGCAGGGAGGCATCCTGCTGATCACCCTGGCGATGATTCTGGTCAACCTGCTGGTCGACGTCATCTACACGCTGATCGACCCGCGCATCCGCTACCAGTAG
- a CDS encoding ABC transporter substrate-binding protein, translating to MGVRTKRFRWAVGLFLAAALVLSACGSSSPSGTDGGSQSGGQTDTTPSTQDGGSTTPAPQQPAAQEKVLVWGRGGDSVSLDPIQVTDGESLKVTHQIYEGLLDYAPGSTEVVPVLATEWEASPDGLEWTFKLRQGVKFHDGTDFNAEAVKINFDRWRNTSDPLHVGGEFPYYSYMFGGFDEASNIQDVIVVDDYTVKFVLKNIQASFLQDIAMVPFAIASPKALQENPERLNDHPVGTGPFRFVSWTKGDRIVLEANPDYWGGKPAIDRLIYRSIPDNNARLVALQAGELDVMDGVEPAFLPTIQATGQFDIIERPPMNIGYLAFNTQKPPFDNVLIRRAINHAINKEELNTAFYGGMGIPAVSPLPPSVWGHNPNVPKYEYDPEKAKELLAQAGYGPDNPLKTELWAMPVPRPYMPQPERIGVAIQNYLREVGIEAEIVTYEWGTYLEKTGMGEHTMALLGWTGDNGDPDNFLYVLLDKDNAVTPDAGNIAFYVNDEVHDLLIRARQTTDQAERTRLYEEAQVKIMEDAPWVPLMHTRVPIAVRKGITGYVPNPTGSESLAKVSLP from the coding sequence ATGGGGGTTCGCACCAAGCGGTTCCGGTGGGCGGTCGGCCTGTTCCTCGCGGCGGCGTTGGTGCTTTCCGCGTGCGGCAGCTCCTCGCCCAGCGGCACTGACGGCGGCTCGCAGAGCGGGGGCCAGACCGACACGACGCCCAGCACGCAGGACGGCGGTTCGACGACGCCTGCGCCCCAGCAGCCCGCCGCCCAGGAGAAGGTGCTCGTCTGGGGCCGCGGCGGCGACTCGGTCTCGCTGGACCCGATTCAGGTGACCGACGGTGAGTCGCTCAAGGTGACGCACCAGATCTACGAGGGCCTGCTGGATTACGCGCCGGGCAGCACGGAGGTCGTTCCCGTGCTGGCCACCGAATGGGAGGCCAGCCCCGACGGCCTGGAGTGGACCTTCAAGCTCCGCCAGGGCGTCAAGTTCCACGACGGCACGGACTTCAACGCGGAGGCCGTGAAGATCAACTTCGACCGGTGGCGCAACACCTCCGACCCGCTGCACGTGGGTGGCGAGTTCCCGTACTACAGCTACATGTTCGGCGGCTTCGACGAGGCCTCGAACATCCAGGACGTGATCGTGGTCGATGACTACACGGTCAAGTTTGTCCTGAAGAACATACAGGCCTCGTTCCTGCAGGACATCGCCATGGTGCCCTTCGCGATTGCCAGCCCGAAGGCGCTGCAGGAGAACCCCGAGCGGCTCAATGATCATCCGGTGGGCACCGGTCCCTTCAGGTTCGTCTCCTGGACCAAGGGCGACCGCATCGTGCTGGAGGCCAACCCGGATTACTGGGGCGGCAAGCCGGCCATCGACCGGCTGATCTACCGGTCGATCCCGGACAACAACGCCCGCCTGGTCGCCCTGCAGGCCGGCGAGCTGGACGTGATGGACGGCGTGGAGCCCGCCTTCCTGCCCACGATCCAGGCCACGGGCCAGTTTGACATCATCGAGCGGCCGCCGATGAACATCGGTTACCTGGCCTTCAACACCCAGAAGCCGCCGTTTGACAACGTGTTGATCCGCCGGGCGATCAACCACGCCATCAACAAGGAGGAGCTGAACACCGCCTTCTACGGCGGCATGGGCATCCCGGCCGTCTCGCCGCTGCCCCCCTCGGTCTGGGGCCACAACCCGAACGTGCCCAAGTACGAGTACGATCCCGAGAAGGCGAAGGAGCTGCTGGCCCAGGCCGGCTACGGGCCGGACAACCCGCTGAAGACCGAGCTCTGGGCCATGCCGGTGCCGCGGCCGTACATGCCGCAGCCGGAGCGCATCGGCGTCGCCATCCAGAACTACCTGCGCGAGGTGGGCATCGAGGCGGAGATCGTGACCTACGAGTGGGGCACCTACCTCGAGAAGACCGGCATGGGCGAGCACACCATGGCCCTGCTGGGCTGGACGGGCGACAACGGCGACCCGGACAACTTCCTCTACGTGCTACTGGACAAGGACAACGCCGTCACGCCTGACGCCGGCAACATCGCCTTCTACGTCAACGACGAGGTGCACGACCTCCTTATCCGGGCCCGCCAGACCACCGACCAGGCGGAGCGCACCCGGCTGTACGAGGAGGCCCAGGTGAAGATCATGGAGGACGCGCCGTGGGTCCCGCTCATGCACACCCGCGTGCCCATCGCCGTCCGCAAGGGCATCACCGGGTACGTGCCCAACCCGACCGGCTCCGAGTCGCTGGCCAAGGTCTCCTTGCCGTAA
- a CDS encoding helix-turn-helix transcriptional regulator — translation MATGSARAAERRFQLLTVLMGGGRPRVDELARRFGVTRRSVFRDLEFLERMGVPIVRDGGRYAVLDTFKVRPIQFQPEEVLALMAALDFGQRKRPVGGTAARSAWEKLLAVLPAAQQELATGLDRTLVVDPIQAYSLPPSPDVEAACRAAVEGPHPLRILYQSLHADAPVERVVRPYGMAYRGTALYLIGFCELRREVRIFRANRILEAQVLSTTFERPPDFDLERFLSDVWGIEFGPLMHVRVRFDREVARLVRETIWHPSQRLEEEEGGAVILRMEARGTGELARWLAGFGGRAEVLEPPELRQAVLELGQGIVRRYGGA, via the coding sequence ATGGCCACCGGATCCGCAAGAGCCGCAGAGCGCCGCTTCCAGCTCCTCACGGTCCTGATGGGAGGCGGCAGGCCCCGGGTGGATGAGCTGGCCCGGCGCTTCGGTGTGACGCGCCGGTCCGTCTTCCGGGACCTGGAGTTTCTGGAGCGCATGGGCGTGCCCATCGTGCGGGACGGCGGCCGCTACGCGGTCCTCGACACCTTCAAGGTCCGGCCGATCCAGTTCCAGCCGGAGGAGGTCCTGGCGCTCATGGCCGCGCTGGACTTCGGACAGCGGAAGCGTCCGGTGGGGGGGACGGCCGCCCGCAGCGCCTGGGAGAAGCTGCTGGCGGTGTTGCCGGCGGCGCAGCAGGAGCTGGCCACCGGCCTCGACCGGACGCTGGTGGTGGATCCCATCCAGGCCTACTCCCTCCCGCCGTCCCCGGACGTGGAGGCCGCCTGCCGCGCCGCGGTCGAGGGGCCGCACCCCCTCCGGATCCTGTACCAGTCCCTCCACGCCGATGCGCCCGTCGAGCGGGTCGTCCGTCCCTACGGGATGGCTTACCGGGGCACGGCGCTCTACCTCATCGGCTTTTGCGAACTGCGCCGGGAGGTCCGGATCTTCCGGGCGAATCGCATCCTGGAGGCGCAGGTGCTCAGCACCACCTTCGAGCGGCCCCCGGACTTCGACCTGGAGCGGTTCCTGAGCGACGTCTGGGGCATCGAGTTCGGGCCGCTGATGCACGTGCGGGTCCGGTTCGACCGGGAGGTGGCCAGGCTGGTGCGGGAGACGATCTGGCATCCTTCCCAGCGGCTGGAGGAGGAGGAAGGCGGGGCGGTGATTCTCCGCATGGAAGCACGGGGCACGGGCGAACTCGCCCGCTGGCTGGCCGGTTTCGGCGGCCGGGCGGAGGTGTTGGAGCCGCCGGAGCTGCGGCAGGCCGTACTCGAGCTGGGGCAGGGCATCGTGAGGCGCTACGGCGGGGCGTAA
- a CDS encoding vWA domain-containing protein has translation MTQALTLCTQLDRTCISPSGGEVYLLVTVKAPRMPAPEGRPPLNLAAVVDRSGSMAGAALYFTKQALRFLVDQMAEEDRLAIVTYDDQVHVPFPSQPVVQKDAVRLLVDGITAGGTTNLSGGLATGMQQIRPHAGPGRVSRVLLMTDGLANVGVTDPDVLAGWARAWREKGLAVSTMGVGPHFSEDLLVALAEAGGGNFHYIANPDQIPRIFQEELHGLLQVAVQGLHLIIETESGVAVSGVLGYRSQGTPLRAALSLPDLYAGEVKHVLVRLSVAAPPAGGKLGRVALHYLPAAAGGRPGTLEADVSLEVTDDPARLGEPPDETVMRQLRLSQAGAAWDEAVELADGGDLQGAAMRLFAAAEALEAEAAGGDSHALEQARALRAQAEAIAAAPYDTDVRKRMRQEGLRRRRGR, from the coding sequence ATGACCCAGGCGCTTACGCTCTGCACCCAGCTGGACCGCACCTGCATCAGCCCGTCCGGCGGGGAAGTCTACCTGCTCGTCACCGTGAAGGCGCCGCGGATGCCGGCGCCGGAGGGCCGGCCGCCGCTCAACCTCGCGGCGGTGGTGGACCGCTCCGGTTCCATGGCCGGGGCTGCGCTCTACTTCACCAAACAGGCCCTGCGCTTCCTGGTCGACCAGATGGCCGAGGAGGACCGGCTGGCGATCGTCACCTACGACGACCAGGTCCACGTGCCGTTCCCCAGCCAGCCAGTCGTCCAGAAGGACGCCGTGAGGCTCCTGGTGGACGGCATCACCGCGGGCGGCACCACCAACCTGAGCGGCGGCCTGGCGACGGGTATGCAGCAGATCCGGCCGCACGCGGGGCCGGGGCGGGTCAGCCGCGTGCTGCTCATGACCGACGGGCTGGCCAACGTCGGCGTGACCGATCCCGACGTGCTGGCGGGATGGGCCAGGGCATGGCGGGAGAAGGGGCTCGCCGTCAGCACGATGGGGGTTGGCCCGCACTTCAGCGAGGACCTGCTGGTGGCCCTGGCGGAGGCGGGCGGCGGCAACTTCCACTACATCGCGAACCCCGACCAGATCCCCCGCATCTTTCAGGAGGAGCTGCACGGGCTGCTGCAGGTGGCCGTCCAGGGGCTGCACCTGATCATCGAGACGGAATCCGGCGTGGCGGTGAGCGGGGTGCTGGGGTATCGGTCGCAGGGAACCCCGCTCCGGGCGGCGCTTTCGCTCCCCGACCTGTACGCCGGCGAGGTGAAGCACGTCCTGGTGCGGCTGTCGGTGGCCGCGCCGCCGGCCGGCGGGAAGCTGGGGCGGGTGGCGCTCCACTACCTGCCCGCGGCTGCCGGGGGCCGGCCCGGCACGCTGGAGGCTGACGTGTCGCTGGAGGTCACGGACGACCCCGCGCGCCTCGGCGAGCCGCCGGACGAGACGGTGATGCGCCAGTTGCGGCTCAGCCAGGCCGGTGCGGCCTGGGACGAGGCGGTGGAACTGGCCGACGGCGGTGACCTGCAGGGGGCGGCTATGCGGCTCTTCGCGGCCGCAGAGGCCCTGGAGGCGGAGGCTGCCGGGGGCGACAGCCATGCGCTGGAGCAGGCCAGGGCCCTGCGGGCCCAGGCGGAGGCCATCGCCGCCGCCCCGTACGACACCGACGTGCGCAAGCGCATGCGCCAGGAAGGCTTGCGCCGGCGCCGGGGACGGTAG
- a CDS encoding winged helix-turn-helix domain-containing protein, with protein MRVRVSKAAARRFLLYAQGLLEVPGVIQPWAKELRGRSGLLRALERLEAVQLDPIAVVERNHHLVLRNRVGGYRPEHLDGLFAAGQVFEYLANARCVLPMRDLPDFWPIMLAARQLPARAALADVMTDVLRRLYREGPLPPRALGNDGPRLLGLGYNPPDKASKASGRAIDLLWLGGEVFVARREGNEKWYDLAERVIPRNVAADLPGDFSNLRSPMLRAHAGVGAEGQETGPERAGDSAHGAGARGEGGGGEGERRALPGDSPVLTGVDVSRPWSTPDVGAGEAEWQRFLLDKYMRAYRLVDLGDFRFGWQSYPSARRRALAAEKVAKGEWVEVEVDGVRRRYFALAEDRPCLEVAGDWEPRRTVRFLAPLDNLLWRRERLQDLFDFDYTWEVYTPAAKRRFGYYAMPILYGDRLIGRLDPKLDRENGVLVVNRLQLELDGVDRRGLETSLEKALYAFARWHGAEDVRILQRG; from the coding sequence GTGCGCGTTCGGGTCTCCAAGGCGGCCGCCCGCCGGTTCCTGCTGTATGCGCAGGGGTTGCTGGAGGTGCCCGGGGTCATTCAGCCCTGGGCGAAGGAGCTCAGGGGCCGGAGCGGCCTCCTGCGGGCGCTGGAGCGGCTGGAGGCGGTCCAGCTGGACCCCATCGCCGTGGTGGAGCGCAACCACCACCTGGTCCTGCGCAACCGGGTCGGCGGCTACCGGCCGGAACACCTGGACGGGCTGTTCGCCGCCGGGCAGGTGTTCGAATACCTGGCCAACGCCCGCTGCGTGCTGCCCATGCGGGACCTGCCGGACTTCTGGCCGATCATGCTGGCTGCGCGGCAGCTTCCCGCCCGGGCGGCGCTGGCCGACGTCATGACCGACGTGCTGCGCCGCCTGTACCGGGAGGGGCCGCTGCCGCCCCGCGCCTTGGGGAACGACGGGCCGCGGCTGCTGGGGCTGGGCTACAACCCGCCGGACAAGGCGTCCAAGGCGTCGGGCCGGGCGATCGACCTCCTGTGGCTGGGCGGCGAGGTCTTCGTGGCCCGCCGGGAGGGCAACGAGAAGTGGTACGACCTGGCCGAACGGGTGATTCCCCGCAACGTGGCAGCGGACCTGCCTGGCGACTTCTCGAACCTCCGGTCGCCGATGCTGCGGGCCCACGCCGGAGTTGGCGCGGAAGGCCAGGAAACCGGCCCCGAACGCGCCGGCGATTCCGCTCATGGCGCAGGCGCGCGCGGGGAGGGCGGCGGCGGGGAAGGCGAGCGCCGCGCACTCCCTGGCGACAGCCCCGTCCTCACCGGGGTCGACGTCTCCCGTCCCTGGTCCACTCCGGACGTGGGCGCGGGCGAGGCCGAATGGCAGCGGTTCCTGCTGGACAAGTACATGCGGGCCTACCGCCTGGTCGATCTGGGCGATTTCCGGTTCGGCTGGCAGAGCTACCCCTCGGCCCGGCGGCGGGCCCTGGCGGCGGAGAAGGTGGCGAAGGGCGAGTGGGTCGAGGTGGAGGTCGACGGCGTGCGGCGGCGCTACTTCGCCCTCGCGGAGGATCGGCCCTGCCTCGAGGTGGCCGGGGACTGGGAGCCGCGGCGGACCGTCCGCTTCCTGGCGCCGCTGGACAACCTGTTGTGGCGGCGCGAGCGGCTGCAGGACCTCTTCGACTTCGACTACACGTGGGAGGTCTACACCCCGGCCGCGAAGCGCCGGTTCGGCTACTACGCCATGCCGATTCTCTACGGCGACAGGCTGATTGGACGGCTGGACCCGAAGCTGGACCGGGAGAACGGGGTGCTGGTGGTGAACCGGCTGCAGCTGGAACTGGACGGGGTCGACCGCCGGGGGCTGGAGACTTCGCTGGAGAAGGCCCTGTACGCGTTCGCCCGCTGGCACGGTGCGGAGGACGTGCGCATTCTGCAGCGCGGGTAG
- a CDS encoding DUF2087 domain-containing protein: protein MSPEALLNAATLADLKRGYLESTDAYTCLCCGERVEKGVVYPVGDRLLEAGRYIQQHIAEAHGSVFAHLVALDKQAHGLSDLQRRLLTLFYEGKSDEEIKALLGAGSLSTIRNHRFILREKERQARIFLAIMELLHERQSTGGATGAHGGKRSRSGKAPADQRSADDAILARYFPYGPEGPVQHFSTAPLKHKRMIAAVVAQRFTPGRTYSEREVNAVLEPIVEDYVLLRRCLVEFGYLKRLPDGSQYWRGDVDEEGMKQVDRRKELKRLAREAKTEGGVYQVRNTRNGMVWIGVTPNFRTLNGQRFQLEMGSHRSRELQQAWNEYGPDAFVFEPLEALEVPETGPFDRDAALRKLKQKWLRELQPFGSRGYNLPSELEEETP, encoded by the coding sequence GTGAGTCCGGAGGCCCTGCTGAACGCTGCCACCCTCGCTGACCTGAAGCGCGGGTACCTGGAGTCGACCGACGCATACACGTGCCTCTGCTGCGGCGAGCGCGTCGAGAAGGGCGTGGTCTACCCGGTGGGCGACCGGCTGTTGGAGGCCGGCCGCTACATCCAGCAGCACATCGCCGAGGCGCACGGGTCGGTGTTCGCCCATCTGGTCGCGCTGGACAAGCAGGCCCACGGCCTGTCCGACCTGCAGCGCCGGCTGCTCACCCTCTTCTACGAGGGCAAGAGCGACGAGGAAATCAAGGCGCTCTTGGGCGCCGGGTCGCTCTCCACGATCCGGAACCACCGTTTCATCCTGCGGGAAAAGGAGCGGCAGGCCCGGATCTTCCTGGCCATCATGGAACTCTTGCACGAACGCCAGTCCACAGGCGGTGCGACCGGCGCGCACGGAGGGAAGCGGTCCCGCTCTGGCAAGGCCCCCGCCGATCAGAGATCTGCCGACGACGCCATCCTGGCCCGGTACTTCCCCTACGGCCCCGAGGGGCCCGTGCAGCACTTCAGCACCGCCCCCCTGAAGCACAAGCGCATGATCGCCGCCGTGGTGGCGCAGCGCTTCACCCCCGGCCGCACGTACAGCGAACGGGAGGTCAACGCGGTGCTGGAGCCGATCGTCGAGGACTATGTGCTGCTCCGCCGGTGCCTTGTGGAGTTCGGCTACCTGAAGCGGCTGCCGGACGGCAGCCAGTACTGGCGCGGCGACGTCGATGAAGAAGGGATGAAACAGGTGGACCGCAGGAAGGAGTTGAAGCGGCTCGCCCGAGAGGCCAAGACCGAGGGCGGGGTCTATCAGGTGCGCAACACTCGGAACGGGATGGTCTGGATCGGGGTGACGCCCAACTTCCGCACCCTGAACGGGCAGCGGTTCCAGCTGGAGATGGGCTCGCACCGGAGCCGGGAACTGCAGCAGGCCTGGAACGAGTACGGCCCGGACGCTTTCGTCTTCGAGCCGCTGGAGGCGTTGGAGGTGCCGGAGACCGGCCCCTTCGACCGGGATGCGGCGCTGAGGAAGCTGAAGCAGAAGTGGCTGCGAGAGCTGCAGCCCTTCGGCAGCCGCGGGTACAACCTGCCCAGCGAGCTGGAGGAGGAGACCCCGTAG
- the acs gene encoding acetate--CoA ligase — translation MEAQFAQLLQGKGRIAPPPELARSAHVTDYEAYYEAVMADPAAYWGRVAREEVHWFRPFDRVVEGDGPDARWFLGGQTNICYNAVDRHADDERRNKAALIWLSEDGRERVFTYAMLRRQVARLAGGLQQLGVGKGDRVIIYMPLTPEGIMAMLACARIGAIHSVVYAGLGAGALRQRIEDAGAKVVLCADAGYRRGRRIDLKAIVDEAVEGNPQVEHVVVHRRATPALELQEGETDFAELLTRGSADTPCEVMDSEDWLFILYTSGSTGKPKGAAYTHGGYMVGTTHLWRIACDIRENDIYWCTSDIGWIVGHSIMVYGPLVNGSTILVREGAPDYPHPGIVWEIVERYQVNKLYTAPTAVRMFMRMGEEHPRRYDLSSLKLMVCAGEPLNPEAQLWAYEHIMQRRGPVLDNWWQTETAAPTIGTLPCMDVKPGRAGRPFPGIRAEVLDSDGKPVAPGKGGLLCLRGAWPHMFRTIWGDRSRYEAYWQTVPGVYTSGDVATVDEEGYIAVLGRADDVLNVAGHRIGTADVESALVSHPAVGEAAVIGKPDPVKGEAIKAFVILRRGYEPSEQLAQALIGHVRHQLGAIAAPAEIAFVASLPKTRSGKIMRRVLKAQELGLDPGDLTTIEE, via the coding sequence ATGGAAGCGCAGTTTGCCCAGCTGCTCCAGGGGAAGGGGCGCATCGCCCCTCCCCCGGAGCTGGCCCGGTCTGCCCACGTGACCGACTACGAGGCATATTACGAGGCCGTGATGGCGGATCCCGCGGCCTACTGGGGCCGGGTGGCCCGGGAGGAGGTGCACTGGTTCCGGCCCTTTGACCGGGTGGTGGAGGGGGACGGGCCGGATGCCCGCTGGTTCCTGGGCGGGCAGACCAACATCTGTTACAACGCCGTGGACCGGCACGCGGACGACGAGCGGCGCAATAAGGCGGCCCTGATCTGGCTGTCGGAGGACGGCCGGGAGCGGGTCTTCACCTACGCGATGCTCCGCCGCCAGGTAGCCCGGCTGGCGGGGGGCCTGCAGCAACTGGGGGTCGGCAAGGGCGACCGGGTGATCATCTACATGCCGCTGACCCCGGAGGGGATCATGGCGATGCTGGCCTGCGCCCGCATCGGGGCGATCCACAGCGTGGTCTATGCCGGGCTCGGGGCCGGGGCGCTGCGGCAGCGCATCGAGGACGCCGGCGCGAAGGTGGTGCTCTGCGCGGACGCGGGCTACCGCCGGGGGAGGCGGATCGACCTGAAGGCCATCGTCGATGAGGCGGTGGAGGGGAACCCGCAGGTGGAGCACGTGGTGGTCCACCGCCGGGCGACCCCGGCCCTGGAGCTGCAGGAGGGCGAGACCGACTTCGCCGAGCTGCTCACCCGGGGCTCGGCGGACACCCCCTGCGAGGTGATGGACAGCGAGGACTGGCTGTTCATCCTCTACACCTCGGGCTCCACCGGCAAGCCCAAGGGCGCCGCCTACACCCACGGCGGCTACATGGTGGGCACCACGCACCTGTGGCGCATCGCCTGCGACATCCGGGAGAACGACATCTACTGGTGCACGTCGGACATCGGCTGGATCGTGGGCCACTCGATCATGGTCTACGGCCCGCTGGTGAACGGCTCCACCATCCTGGTGCGGGAGGGGGCGCCGGACTACCCGCACCCGGGCATCGTCTGGGAGATCGTGGAGCGGTACCAGGTGAACAAGCTCTACACCGCGCCCACGGCGGTGCGCATGTTCATGCGGATGGGCGAGGAGCACCCCCGGCGCTATGACCTCTCCAGCCTGAAGCTGATGGTCTGCGCCGGCGAGCCGCTCAACCCCGAGGCCCAGCTCTGGGCCTACGAGCACATCATGCAGCGGCGGGGCCCGGTGCTGGACAACTGGTGGCAGACCGAGACGGCGGCGCCCACCATCGGCACGCTGCCCTGCATGGACGTGAAGCCGGGACGGGCGGGGAGGCCCTTCCCCGGCATCCGGGCGGAGGTGCTGGACTCCGACGGAAAGCCCGTGGCTCCCGGAAAGGGCGGGCTGCTCTGCCTGCGGGGGGCCTGGCCCCACATGTTCCGCACCATCTGGGGCGACCGGTCCCGGTACGAGGCGTACTGGCAGACGGTCCCCGGTGTGTACACCTCCGGCGACGTGGCCACCGTGGACGAGGAGGGGTACATCGCCGTCCTGGGCCGGGCGGATGACGTGCTGAATGTAGCCGGCCACCGGATCGGCACCGCCGACGTGGAGTCGGCCCTGGTGAGCCATCCGGCGGTGGGTGAGGCGGCCGTGATCGGCAAGCCTGATCCGGTGAAGGGGGAGGCGATCAAGGCGTTCGTCATCCTCCGCAGGGGGTACGAGCCCAGCGAGCAACTGGCCCAGGCCCTCATCGGCCACGTGCGCCACCAGCTGGGGGCGATTGCCGCGCCGGCGGAGATCGCCTTCGTTGCGTCGCTCCCCAAGACCCGATCGGGCAAGATCATGCGCCGGGTGCTGAAGGCGCAGGAGCTGGGGCTGGATCCGGGGGATCTGACGACGATCGAGGAGTAG